Proteins co-encoded in one Oreochromis aureus strain Israel breed Guangdong linkage group 3, ZZ_aureus, whole genome shotgun sequence genomic window:
- the LOC120437644 gene encoding zinc finger protein 420-like: protein KTYSCDECGKDFTRGGDLKRHQLIHSGVKPYSCDLCGKSFTRTESLKTHQFLHSGFKPYSCELCGKSFTQAVGLQRHRLIHSGVKPYSCELCGKSFTRAGHLKTHQFLHSGFKPYSCDECGKYFTRGGDLKRHQLVHSGFKPYSCDECGKSFAQAGHLKKHQLIHSGVKPYSCDECGKYFTRGGDLKRHQLIHSGVKPYSCDECGKSFAQAGHLKKHQLIHSGVKPYSCDECGKYFTWGGDLKRHQLIHSGVKPYSCELCGKSFTQAESLKTHQLIHSGFKPYSCDECGKSFAQAGNLKKHQLIHSGVKPYSCDECGKYFTRGGDLKTHQLIHSGVKPYSCDECGKYFTRGGDLKRHQLIHSGVKPYSCDLCGKSFTQAESLKTHQLIHSGFKPYSCELCGKSFTQAVGLQRHRLIHSGVKPYSCELCGKSFTRAVHLNKHQLIHSGVKLYTCDLCGKSFAQAGHLNKHQLIHSGVKLYTCDLCGKSFTQALGLQKHRLIHSGERPY, encoded by the exons aaaacatacagctgtgatgagtgtggaaagGATTTTACCCGGGGtggagacttaaaaagacaccaactcatccacagtggagttaaaccttacagctgtgacttgtgtggaaagtcttttactcggactgaaagcttaaaaacacaccaattcctccacagtggatttaaaccttacagctgtgagttgtgtggaaagtcttttacccaggctgtaGGCTTACAAAGACACcgactcatccacagtggagttaaaccttacagctgtgagttgtgtggaaagtcttttacccgggctggacacttaaaaacacaccagttcctccacagtggatttaaaccttacagctgtgatgagtgtgggaagtaTTTTACCCGGGGtggagacttaaaaagacaccaactcgtccacagtggatttaaaccttacagttgtgatgagtgtgggaagtcTTTTGCCCAGGCTGGACACTTAAagaaacaccaactcatccacagtggggttaaaccttacagctgtgatgagtgtgggaagtaTTTTACCCGGGGtggagacttaaaaagacaccaactcatccacagtggagttaaaccttacagctgtgatgagtgtgggaagtcTTTTGCCCAGGCTGGACACTTAAagaaacaccaactcatccacagtggggttaaaccttacagctgtgatgagtgtgggaagtaTTTTACCTGGGGtggagacttaaaaagacaccaactcatccacagtggagttaaaccttacagctgtgagttgtgtggaaagtcttttacccaggctgaaagcttaaaaacacaccaactcatccacagtggatttaaaccttacagctgtgatgagtgtgggaagtcTTTTGCCCaggctggaaacttaaaaaaacaccaactcatccacagtggagttaaaccatacagctgtgatgagtgtgggaagtaTTTTACCCGGGGTGgagacttaaaaacacaccaactcatccacagtggagttaaaccatacagctgtgatgagtgtgggaagtaTTTTACCCGGGGtggagacttaaaaagacaccaactcatccacagtggagttaaaccttacagctgtgacttgtgtggaaagtcttttacccaggctgaaagcttaaaaacacaccaactcatccacagtggatttaaaccttacagctgtgagttgtgtggaaagtcttttacccaggctgtaGGCTTACAAAGACACcgactcatccacagtggagttaaaccttacagctgtgagttgtgtggaaagtcttttacccgggctgTACACTTAAacaaacaccaactcatccacagtggagttaaactttacacctgtgacttgtgtggaaagtcttttgcccaggctggacacttaaacaaacaccaactcatccacagtggagttaaactttacacctgtgacttgtgtggaaagtcttttacccaggctttAGGCTTACAAAAACACcgactcatccacagtgga gagagaccttac